The following are encoded in a window of Citrobacter freundii genomic DNA:
- a CDS encoding winged helix-turn-helix domain-containing protein: MISHIPINKIKSVIIGDGLVFKPHKNALKDISSGEIATLNNVAVQLLMYLLQNGKDISTRDEILLNVFQHNGARATDANLNQHISFLRKAITSTGHPAEYIVTIPRTGFRMGDVNINIQQQEEKKPLTSTASFTSVRKTKKQNRWPIAITALITGIAVLATAWLTWIPNEIAMTDASILRTIDYEQCRVHILGNALTDTITEKKALDIFKSVGINPNCSTPKELYLNTWSSNHNLVDWSFAAECGLNLGYYHCISQYRHHEE; this comes from the coding sequence GTGATTTCTCATATACCAATAAATAAGATTAAATCCGTAATTATTGGTGATGGATTAGTATTTAAACCACATAAAAATGCGTTAAAAGATATCTCATCTGGTGAGATAGCCACATTGAATAATGTAGCAGTACAATTACTGATGTATTTGTTGCAAAATGGTAAAGATATCTCCACGCGCGACGAGATTCTACTCAATGTATTCCAGCATAATGGCGCCAGAGCGACAGATGCTAATCTCAATCAGCACATTTCATTTCTGCGCAAAGCAATAACGTCGACGGGGCACCCGGCAGAATATATCGTAACGATTCCGCGTACGGGATTTCGCATGGGTGACGTCAATATCAATATTCAGCAGCAAGAAGAAAAAAAGCCCCTCACCAGTACCGCTTCTTTTACATCGGTACGAAAGACAAAAAAACAAAACCGATGGCCTATAGCAATCACCGCATTAATTACCGGCATCGCCGTACTGGCAACAGCCTGGTTAACGTGGATACCAAATGAAATTGCCATGACCGATGCATCTATTTTGCGTACCATCGATTACGAGCAATGCCGGGTACATATATTAGGGAATGCCCTCACAGACACCATTACTGAAAAGAAGGCGCTGGATATTTTTAAATCCGTCGGCATTAACCCGAACTGTTCAACCCCAAAAGAGCTGTATCTCAATACCTGGTCGAGCAACCATAATCTGGTTGACTGGTCGTTTGCGGCAGAATGCGGGCTCAACCTCGGCTACTACCATTGCATCAGCCAGTATCGCCATCATGAGGAATAA
- the gloB gene encoding hydroxyacylglutathione hydrolase, which translates to MNLNSIPAFDDNYIWVLTNNENHCLIVDPGEAAPVLQAIAEHNWVPEAILLTHHHHDHVGGVKELVQRFPQIVVYGPAETQDKGTTRVVEEGDIALVLGHEFSVFATPGHTLGHICYFSHPYLFCGDTLFSGGCGRLFEGTALQMYQSLKKISALPDDTLICCAHEYTLANMKFALSILPHDPSINDYYRKVNELRVKNQMTLPVILKNERRNNIFLRTEDIDLINEINKETILQQPEARFAWLRSKKDTF; encoded by the coding sequence ATGAATCTTAACAGTATTCCCGCCTTTGATGACAATTACATCTGGGTCCTGACCAATAATGAGAATCATTGCCTGATTGTCGATCCTGGCGAGGCGGCTCCGGTGCTACAAGCCATTGCTGAGCACAACTGGGTGCCAGAGGCTATTTTACTTACCCACCACCATCATGATCACGTTGGCGGCGTGAAAGAACTTGTGCAGCGCTTTCCACAAATAGTGGTCTATGGACCTGCTGAAACACAAGATAAGGGAACCACACGTGTAGTCGAAGAGGGTGATATCGCACTCGTTTTAGGGCATGAATTTAGCGTATTTGCCACGCCGGGTCACACTTTAGGACATATCTGTTACTTCAGCCACCCTTATCTGTTTTGCGGCGACACGCTGTTTTCCGGCGGCTGCGGCCGGCTTTTTGAAGGCACAGCATTACAAATGTATCAATCACTTAAAAAAATAAGTGCCCTTCCGGATGATACGTTAATTTGTTGCGCACATGAGTACACTTTAGCAAATATGAAGTTTGCCTTAAGCATCCTCCCGCACGATCCGTCTATAAATGATTATTATCGTAAAGTTAATGAGTTACGCGTAAAAAACCAAATGACACTACCCGTAATTCTGAAAAATGAGCGCAGAAATAATATTTTTTTAAGAACGGAAGATATTGATTTAATTAATGAAATCAACAAAGAAACAATATTGCAACAACCTGAAGCGCGTTTTGCGTGGTTAAGGTCAAAGAAAGATACGTTCTGA
- a CDS encoding fimbrial protein produces the protein MKGNAVMPGWRTLLLFIFISPAWVMAGTAPVASTPGKMRMRGHIIEAACYVDPRDRSLLVEFNDISARDISGRPEKVSAHGFSIHLLGCSLGDSRHSENVFQRANITFSGMPDRDNPDYLSVQSTTEDLAIEIFDSIGQQIHLGEPSPDYVLNPGKNTLNFTAYLISRDGRMTSGEFTAVTHFVVNYL, from the coding sequence ATGAAAGGAAATGCGGTTATGCCTGGATGGCGAACGTTACTGCTTTTTATCTTTATCTCGCCTGCGTGGGTCATGGCTGGCACTGCGCCTGTCGCCAGCACGCCCGGCAAAATGCGCATGCGGGGACATATTATTGAGGCTGCTTGCTATGTCGATCCGCGCGATCGTTCGTTGTTGGTTGAATTTAATGATATCTCCGCTCGGGATATATCCGGGAGACCAGAAAAAGTCTCTGCGCATGGTTTCAGTATTCATTTGCTGGGATGTTCATTAGGGGATTCTCGACATTCAGAGAATGTGTTTCAGCGCGCAAATATCACTTTTTCCGGCATGCCCGATCGCGACAACCCTGATTATCTGAGCGTGCAGTCGACGACTGAAGATTTAGCGATAGAAATATTTGATAGCATCGGACAGCAAATTCATCTGGGGGAGCCTTCTCCGGATTATGTCCTAAACCCTGGAAAAAATACGCTCAATTTTACAGCTTATTTAATCTCCCGCGACGGACGAATGACATCCGGCGAATTTACTGCGGTTACGCATTTTGTTGTGAATTATCTCTGA
- a CDS encoding fimbria/pilus outer membrane usher protein: MITLKTDKKRLALIIALVCSASWAEADEAIEFNTDVLDASDRQNVDLQRFSEGNFVTPGEYLLDVRINGQEIPQQSIRYITDPDNKHKSLACLSPLQLELLALKEDALAHIHPITATCHDISRLPGVVLNNSAGLLDITVPQAWMKYTDPDWTPPERWDNGVAGLIFDYSVSGQATHYEQGGGHYRSLSGYGQTGFNLGGWRFRGQYQADYSSDNQHGRINWDQIYAYRPLPMQAAKLTVGEIYLNSQVFDSVSFTGVNLASDERMLPPNLQGYSPEVHGIARSNAKVTVSQQKRVIYQTTVPAGPFNIQDLHASVRGTLDVRVEEQDGSVQTFQVNTADIPYLTRPGYVRYNTAVGKPSLYNHDVQGPAFYSGDFSWGVSNAWSLYGGALLTGERYNAWSMGIGRDLSWLGALSADATQSVSRVKHQDEQKGMSFKLSYAKTFDEYNSAITFAGYRFSQRSFRSFSQFLDEQYKNNNSAGNEKEMYTITGNKTFFADDPRLSTTLYLTYTHQNYWDRRSQDRYGLSVGHSFSFAGIQGISTNLAAYRSEYQGKRDDSLSLSLSIPWSDGRSMDYELQNNGNQTSQMVSYSDNRDRNNPWRLRAGLSGEGHTAFDGYYQHRSMMAELESNVSWQQSRYFSVGGTLRGGFTATRHGAALHNSQASMNTARVMVDTDGVANVPLNGEQAHSNRFGIAVVPDVVSYHSFDTRIDVDTMDEDISAAKAIVTNTLTEGAIGYQRFAVAQGLKMMAQLRMKDGSVPPFGAEVFNANGVSVAMVMENGEAWIAGVKPAERLSVAWGGRAQCYLAVPLQPNPEGNVLLPCE, translated from the coding sequence ATGATTACGCTGAAAACAGATAAAAAACGTCTGGCGCTTATTATTGCTCTGGTCTGCAGCGCTTCATGGGCTGAGGCTGATGAGGCTATTGAATTTAATACCGACGTCCTGGATGCCAGCGACAGGCAAAACGTAGATTTGCAGCGCTTTTCTGAAGGCAACTTTGTCACCCCCGGGGAATATTTGCTGGATGTTCGTATTAACGGGCAGGAGATCCCACAGCAGTCGATTCGCTATATCACCGATCCTGACAATAAACATAAATCTCTGGCGTGCCTGTCACCACTACAGCTCGAATTACTTGCGCTCAAAGAAGACGCATTGGCGCATATTCATCCGATTACCGCGACCTGTCATGACATATCCCGCCTGCCGGGCGTGGTGTTGAATAACAGTGCCGGACTTCTGGACATTACCGTGCCGCAGGCATGGATGAAATATACCGATCCTGACTGGACGCCGCCGGAACGTTGGGATAATGGCGTCGCGGGGCTGATTTTTGATTACAGCGTGTCGGGTCAGGCCACCCACTACGAACAAGGCGGAGGTCATTACCGCTCGCTGTCGGGCTATGGGCAAACGGGGTTCAACCTTGGTGGCTGGCGTTTTCGCGGGCAGTATCAGGCCGATTACTCTTCTGATAATCAGCACGGGCGGATTAACTGGGATCAGATCTACGCCTATCGTCCATTGCCCATGCAGGCTGCGAAGCTGACGGTGGGTGAAATCTATCTGAATTCTCAGGTCTTTGATTCTGTTAGCTTTACCGGGGTTAACCTCGCCAGCGACGAGCGTATGCTACCGCCAAATTTGCAAGGCTACTCGCCTGAAGTTCACGGCATTGCCCGCAGTAACGCCAAAGTGACCGTCAGCCAGCAGAAGCGCGTGATCTACCAAACGACCGTTCCTGCGGGGCCGTTTAATATTCAGGATCTGCATGCTTCGGTACGCGGCACGCTGGATGTGCGGGTAGAAGAGCAAGATGGCAGCGTGCAAACTTTTCAGGTCAATACCGCTGATATTCCTTACCTGACACGTCCGGGCTATGTTCGCTACAACACCGCCGTCGGTAAGCCTTCACTCTATAACCATGATGTCCAGGGGCCGGCATTTTACAGCGGTGATTTTTCATGGGGAGTGAGTAATGCCTGGTCCCTGTACGGCGGGGCACTGCTAACAGGTGAACGCTACAACGCTTGGTCGATGGGCATCGGGCGGGATCTGAGCTGGCTGGGTGCGTTGTCGGCTGATGCGACGCAATCCGTCAGCCGGGTGAAGCATCAGGACGAACAAAAAGGCATGTCCTTTAAGCTGAGCTATGCCAAAACCTTCGATGAATACAACAGCGCCATCACTTTTGCCGGTTATCGTTTTTCACAGCGTAGCTTCCGTTCTTTCTCGCAGTTTCTCGATGAGCAATATAAAAATAATAACAGCGCCGGGAACGAGAAAGAGATGTACACCATCACCGGTAATAAGACCTTCTTTGCAGACGATCCGCGCCTCTCCACGACGCTGTATCTGACCTATACCCACCAGAACTACTGGGATCGCCGTTCGCAGGATCGCTATGGGCTGTCGGTGGGTCATAGTTTTTCATTTGCAGGCATTCAGGGGATCAGCACCAACCTTGCCGCATATCGCTCCGAGTACCAGGGAAAACGGGATGACAGCCTCTCGCTCTCGCTGTCTATTCCGTGGAGCGATGGCCGCTCAATGGACTATGAGCTGCAGAACAACGGCAACCAAACCAGCCAGATGGTTTCGTATTCCGATAACCGTGACCGAAATAATCCGTGGCGCCTGCGCGCCGGACTCTCCGGCGAAGGCCATACCGCCTTTGACGGCTACTACCAGCACCGGAGCATGATGGCCGAGCTGGAATCTAATGTCAGCTGGCAGCAGTCACGCTACTTCTCCGTGGGCGGCACCTTGCGTGGTGGTTTTACTGCAACCCGTCACGGAGCGGCGCTCCACAATAGCCAGGCATCGATGAATACCGCCCGCGTAATGGTTGACACCGACGGCGTCGCTAACGTGCCGCTGAATGGCGAACAGGCACACTCGAACCGCTTTGGCATTGCCGTGGTACCGGATGTCGTGAGTTACCACAGCTTTGATACCCGTATCGACGTGGACACAATGGATGAGGATATTTCCGCAGCCAAAGCCATCGTCACCAACACCCTGACCGAAGGAGCGATTGGCTATCAGCGCTTTGCCGTCGCACAGGGGCTAAAAATGATGGCCCAACTGCGTATGAAAGATGGCTCGGTACCACCGTTTGGCGCCGAGGTGTTTAACGCCAACGGCGTGAGTGTCGCCATGGTGATGGAAAACGGTGAGGCCTGGATTGCTGGTGTGAAACCTGCCGAACGCCTTTCCGTTGCCTGGGGAGGGCGCGCGCAGTGCTATCTGGCGGTGCCTTTGCAACCTAACCCGGAAGGTAACGTCCTGTTGCCTTGTGAATAA
- a CDS encoding fimbrial protein encodes MKMKNVAVVCALMAGMTFTASSAFAAKSVEPTNGKIHFTGSLVNSACGLAPESSPVQVNFGEIPTSQLKDNQRAGVKHAKIVLQGCDTTVAKTATVTYTPATIDQDNSALAAFTSGTAQGAGIGMIDSGNQDVKWGEAASQVNITDGESDIDFVAYLQANNASAAVTPGDFESTVNFQIDYQ; translated from the coding sequence ATGAAAATGAAAAATGTGGCCGTCGTCTGTGCACTGATGGCAGGAATGACTTTTACTGCCTCTTCTGCTTTCGCTGCAAAAAGTGTAGAGCCGACCAACGGTAAAATTCATTTCACCGGTTCACTGGTGAATTCAGCATGTGGCCTGGCACCGGAATCCAGCCCGGTACAGGTAAACTTTGGTGAAATCCCAACGTCTCAGTTAAAAGACAACCAGCGTGCTGGTGTTAAACACGCCAAAATCGTTCTGCAGGGCTGTGATACCACTGTCGCCAAAACCGCAACCGTAACATATACCCCAGCAACAATTGACCAGGACAATAGCGCGCTGGCTGCATTTACTTCAGGTACTGCACAGGGTGCGGGCATCGGTATGATTGATAGCGGCAACCAGGATGTAAAATGGGGTGAAGCTGCCTCTCAGGTTAATATTACCGATGGTGAAAGTGACATCGATTTTGTGGCTTACCTGCAGGCAAATAATGCCTCCGCAGCGGTCACACCGGGTGATTTTGAATCTACCGTTAATTTCCAGATTGACTACCAGTAA
- a CDS encoding class I SAM-dependent methyltransferase, whose amino-acid sequence MKPARLPQTVVAPVSWDDLPWGEHYREALEYQLNPWFAKMYGFHLLKIGNLSAEINSEACAVSHQVNVSSQGSPMQVLADPLHLPFADKSVDVCLLAHTLPWCSDPHRLLREADRVLIDDGWLILSGFNPVSLMGLRKLVPVLRKTSPYNSRMFTLMRQLDWLSLLNFEVLHVSRFHVLPWKKQGGKMLSAHIPALGCMQLVVARKRTIPLTLNPMKQNKSKARIRQAVGATRQYRKPDA is encoded by the coding sequence ATGAAACCGGCAAGGCTCCCTCAAACTGTCGTAGCGCCCGTGAGCTGGGATGATTTACCCTGGGGCGAACACTATCGTGAGGCGCTGGAGTATCAGCTTAACCCGTGGTTTGCGAAAATGTACGGTTTTCATCTGCTTAAGATTGGTAATTTAAGCGCAGAAATCAATTCCGAAGCGTGCGCGGTTTCTCATCAGGTCAATGTTTCTTCGCAAGGCTCGCCAATGCAGGTGCTGGCGGATCCTCTGCATCTTCCCTTTGCCGATAAATCTGTTGATGTGTGCCTGCTGGCGCATACGCTGCCGTGGTGCTCTGACCCGCATCGCTTACTGCGCGAGGCCGATCGTGTGCTTATCGATGACGGCTGGTTAATACTGAGCGGATTCAATCCGGTCAGCCTGATGGGCCTGCGCAAGCTGGTACCGGTATTACGTAAAACATCACCTTACAACAGCCGGATGTTTACGCTGATGCGCCAGCTGGACTGGCTTTCGTTGCTGAATTTCGAAGTGTTGCACGTCAGCCGTTTTCACGTTTTGCCCTGGAAGAAGCAGGGGGGGAAAATGTTAAGTGCGCATATTCCGGCGTTGGGATGTATGCAGCTGGTGGTCGCGCGCAAGCGAACTATCCCGCTTACGCTTAACCCAATGAAACAAAACAAAAGCAAAGCGCGTATCCGTCAGGCCGTTGGTGCAACCCGGCAATACCGTAAACCGGACGCTTAA
- the dnaQ gene encoding DNA polymerase III subunit epsilon has protein sequence MSTGITRQIVLDTETTGMNQIGAHYEGHKIIEIGAVEVVNRRLTGNNFHVYLKPDRLVDPEAFGVHGIADEFLLDKPTFADVADEFLDYIRGAELVIHNASFDIGFMDYEFAKLHRDIPKTNTFCKVTDSLALARKMFPGKRNSLDALCSRYEIDNSKRTLHGALLDAQILADVYLMMTGGQTTMAFSMEGDSQQQNDTGIQRIVRQSGKLRVVFATDEELAAHESRLDLVQKKGGSCLWRA, from the coding sequence ATGAGCACTGGAATTACACGGCAGATCGTCCTCGATACCGAAACCACCGGTATGAACCAGATCGGTGCCCACTACGAAGGCCACAAGATTATTGAGATCGGTGCGGTTGAAGTGGTGAACCGACGCCTGACCGGCAATAACTTTCACGTTTACCTGAAGCCCGATCGGCTGGTGGACCCGGAAGCGTTTGGCGTACACGGCATCGCGGATGAATTCCTGCTCGATAAGCCCACTTTTGCCGATGTTGCCGATGAGTTTCTTGACTACATCCGCGGTGCGGAGCTGGTCATCCATAACGCATCGTTTGATATCGGCTTTATGGATTATGAGTTTGCAAAGCTCCATCGCGATATCCCGAAAACGAACACCTTCTGTAAAGTGACCGATAGCCTGGCGCTGGCGAGGAAGATGTTTCCTGGTAAGCGTAACAGCCTTGATGCACTATGCTCGCGTTATGAGATAGACAACAGCAAGCGTACCTTGCACGGCGCATTGCTCGATGCTCAGATTCTGGCCGACGTTTATCTGATGATGACCGGTGGGCAGACCACGATGGCATTTTCCATGGAGGGTGACAGCCAGCAGCAGAATGATACCGGGATCCAACGGATTGTGCGTCAGTCCGGCAAGTTACGTGTTGTTTTCGCCACTGATGAAGAGTTAGCGGCCCATGAGTCGCGCCTTGACCTGGTTCAGAAGAAGGGCGGAAGTTGCCTCTGGCGGGCATAG